A DNA window from Pseudomonas resinovorans NBRC 106553 contains the following coding sequences:
- the rsmI gene encoding 16S rRNA (cytidine(1402)-2'-O)-methyltransferase, whose amino-acid sequence MSFPRWLVTLSSASGNAPGTLYVVATPIGNLDDISARALRILREVALIAAEDTRHSARLMQHFGIPTPLAACHEHNERDHGGRFLARLQAGDDVALISDAGTPLISDPGFHLVRQARAAGIAVVPVPGACALIAALSAAGLPSDRFIFEGFLPAKASGRRGRLEQIREEPRTLIFYEAPHRLLESLEDMRAVFGGDRQALLARELTKTFETLKGAPLDELCAWVAADSNQQRGECVVLVAGWQAPEGEGALSAEALRVLDLLLAELPLKRAAALAAEITGVRKNLLYQAALERQGDS is encoded by the coding sequence ATGTCTTTTCCGAGGTGGCTTGTGACTCTTTCTTCCGCCAGTGGCAACGCGCCCGGCACGCTCTATGTGGTCGCAACCCCTATCGGCAACCTCGATGACATCAGCGCCCGGGCCCTGCGGATACTGCGGGAAGTGGCCCTGATCGCCGCTGAAGACACCCGCCATTCGGCGCGCCTGATGCAGCATTTCGGTATCCCGACGCCACTGGCGGCCTGCCATGAGCACAACGAGCGCGACCATGGCGGGCGCTTCCTGGCCCGCCTGCAGGCCGGGGATGACGTGGCGCTGATCTCCGATGCAGGCACGCCGCTGATATCCGATCCGGGCTTCCATCTGGTGCGCCAGGCGCGCGCGGCGGGCATCGCCGTGGTGCCGGTGCCCGGTGCCTGTGCGTTGATCGCGGCGCTGTCCGCCGCCGGCCTGCCGTCGGATCGTTTCATCTTCGAGGGCTTCCTGCCGGCCAAGGCCAGCGGGCGACGGGGACGACTGGAACAGATCAGGGAAGAGCCGCGCACGCTGATCTTCTACGAGGCGCCCCATCGCTTGCTGGAGTCCCTGGAGGATATGCGCGCCGTGTTCGGTGGCGACCGCCAGGCGCTGCTGGCGCGGGAGCTGACCAAGACCTTCGAGACCCTGAAGGGGGCGCCGCTGGATGAGTTATGTGCCTGGGTGGCCGCCGACTCCAACCAGCAGCGCGGCGAATGCGTGGTGCTGGTGGCTGGCTGGCAGGCGCCGGAAGGCGAGGGCGCCCTGAGCGCGGAGGCGCTGCGGGTGCTGGACCTGCTGCTGGCGGAACTGCCGCTCAAGCGCGCCGCAGCGCTGGCGGCGGAGATCACCGGCGTGCGCAAGAACCTGCTCTATCAGGCGGCCCTGGAACGCCAAGGTGATTCCTGA
- the mraZ gene encoding division/cell wall cluster transcriptional repressor MraZ, which translates to MFRGANAISLDAKGRLAMPSRYRDELMSRCGGQLIVTIDAVDPCLTVYPLPEWELVEAKLRELPSLREETRRLQRLLIGNAVDLELDSAGRFLVPPRLRDHASLDKRAMLVGQLNKFQLWDEDAWNAISEADLMAIKQPGGLPDELRDLIL; encoded by the coding sequence TTGTTTCGCGGAGCTAACGCCATCAGTCTCGACGCCAAAGGGCGACTCGCGATGCCAAGTCGGTATCGTGACGAGCTCATGTCGCGTTGTGGCGGGCAGCTCATCGTTACAATCGACGCCGTCGATCCCTGTCTGACTGTCTATCCCCTGCCTGAATGGGAGCTCGTCGAAGCCAAGCTGCGTGAGCTGCCTTCCCTGCGCGAGGAAACTCGCCGCCTGCAACGCCTGCTGATCGGTAATGCCGTGGACCTGGAGCTGGATAGCGCCGGTCGCTTTCTGGTGCCGCCGCGCTTGCGCGACCACGCCAGTCTGGACAAGCGCGCCATGCTGGTCGGCCAACTGAACAAATTTCAACTGTGGGACGAGGATGCCTGGAACGCGATTTCCGAGGCCGATCTCATGGCAATCAAACAGCCCGGCGGTTTGCCGGACGAACTACGTGACCTAATCCTGTGA
- the rsmH gene encoding 16S rRNA (cytosine(1402)-N(4))-methyltransferase RsmH, whose protein sequence is MSATSSFRHITVLLEEAVEGLALRADGCYLDGTFGRGGHSRLVLERLGPGGRLLGFDKDPQAIAAGQALAADDGRFVIVQRSFAELGDEVRARDLAGKVDGVLLDLGVSSPQLDDPERGFSFLNDGPLDMRMNPDRGQSAAQWIASASEEEIARVFKDYGEERFAKRMARAVVQRRVEKPFERTADLAAVLSAANPAWEKGKNPATRAFQGIRIHVNNELGDLEQGLDAALESLAVGGRLVVISFHSLEDRIVKLFMRKHAKGEADKLPRNLPVRHAVFEPRLKLLGKPQFASDEELKANPRSRSAVMRVAEKLR, encoded by the coding sequence GTGAGCGCAACCAGCAGCTTCCGCCATATTACTGTCCTGCTCGAAGAAGCAGTGGAAGGGCTCGCCTTGCGCGCGGACGGGTGCTACCTGGATGGCACCTTCGGTCGCGGCGGGCATAGCCGGCTCGTCCTGGAGCGGCTCGGGCCCGGTGGTCGCTTGCTGGGGTTCGACAAAGACCCGCAAGCGATTGCAGCGGGGCAAGCTCTGGCGGCCGATGACGGCCGCTTTGTCATTGTGCAAAGGAGCTTTGCCGAGCTCGGTGACGAGGTCCGCGCGCGCGACCTCGCGGGCAAGGTGGATGGCGTTCTGCTCGACCTCGGCGTGTCGTCCCCGCAGCTGGACGATCCGGAGCGCGGCTTCAGCTTCCTCAACGACGGCCCGCTGGACATGCGCATGAACCCTGACCGTGGCCAGAGCGCCGCGCAGTGGATCGCCAGCGCCAGCGAAGAAGAAATCGCCCGTGTCTTCAAGGATTACGGCGAGGAGCGTTTCGCCAAGCGCATGGCCCGTGCCGTGGTCCAGCGTCGCGTCGAGAAGCCCTTCGAGCGTACCGCTGACCTGGCGGCCGTGCTGAGCGCCGCCAACCCGGCCTGGGAGAAGGGCAAGAACCCGGCTACCCGCGCATTCCAGGGTATTCGCATCCACGTCAACAACGAGCTGGGCGATCTCGAGCAGGGGCTGGATGCCGCCCTCGAGTCCCTGGCCGTCGGTGGTCGCCTGGTGGTGATCAGCTTCCACTCGCTGGAGGACCGCATCGTCAAGCTCTTCATGCGCAAGCATGCCAAGGGCGAGGCCGACAAGCTGCCGCGCAATCTCCCGGTACGCCACGCGGTCTTCGAGCCGCGCCTGAAGCTGCTGGGCAAGCCGCAGTTCGCGTCGGACGAAGAACTCAAGGCCAACCCGCGCTCGCGCAGCGCCGTCATGCGTGTCGCGGAGAAGCTCAGGTGA
- the ftsL gene encoding cell division protein FtsL yields MSRIYAKPLPPGSTVMLAMFVAVLLSSIAVSYSAYWNRKLLNELYAELSVRDKAQAEWGRLVLEQSTWTAHNRIESLASEQLKMRIPDPVEVRMVAP; encoded by the coding sequence GTGAGCCGCATCTATGCAAAGCCACTGCCGCCCGGCAGCACGGTGATGCTGGCGATGTTCGTGGCCGTGTTGCTTTCCTCCATCGCGGTGTCCTACAGCGCCTACTGGAACCGCAAGCTGCTCAACGAGCTGTATGCCGAACTCAGCGTGCGCGACAAGGCGCAGGCCGAGTGGGGGCGGCTGGTCCTCGAACAGAGCACCTGGACCGCTCATAACCGCATCGAGTCGCTGGCCAGTGAGCAGCTGAAGATGCGCATCCCCGATCCGGTCGAAGTGCGGATGGTGGCGCCATGA
- a CDS encoding phosphoheptose isomerase, with amino-acid sequence MDMQPRIRQLFQASIDTKLQAMELLAPHIEHGSMVMVHALLNEGKILSCGNGGSAGDAQHFSSELLNRFERERPSLPAIALTTDSSTITSIANDYSYNEVFSKQIRALGQPGDVLLAISTSGNSANVIQAIQAAHDREMVVVALTGRDGGGMASLLLPEDVEIRVPSKVTARIQEVHLLSIHCLCDLIDRQLFGSEE; translated from the coding sequence ATGGACATGCAACCCCGTATCCGCCAACTGTTCCAGGCCAGCATCGACACCAAGCTGCAAGCCATGGAACTGCTGGCCCCGCATATCGAGCACGGCAGCATGGTGATGGTCCACGCGCTGCTCAACGAGGGCAAGATCCTGTCGTGTGGCAACGGCGGCTCGGCCGGCGACGCCCAGCACTTCTCCTCGGAACTGCTGAACCGCTTCGAGCGCGAGCGCCCGAGCCTGCCGGCCATCGCACTGACCACCGACAGCTCGACCATCACCTCGATCGCCAACGACTACAGCTACAACGAAGTCTTCTCCAAGCAGATTCGCGCGCTCGGCCAGCCCGGCGACGTTCTGCTGGCCATCTCCACCAGCGGCAACTCGGCCAACGTGATCCAGGCCATCCAGGCCGCCCACGACCGTGAAATGGTGGTGGTCGCCCTGACCGGCCGCGACGGCGGCGGCATGGCCTCGCTGCTGCTACCGGAGGATGTGGAAATCCGTGTTCCTTCCAAGGTCACCGCCCGTATCCAGGAAGTGCACCTGCTGTCCATCCACTGCCTCTGCGACCTGATCGACCGTCAACTGTTTGGGAGTGAAGAATGA
- a CDS encoding BON domain-containing protein has translation MTRSPLLLAGLALCLALSGCGGRTIGKTIDDQSTPSKVRAKVEAASPDLKTNSRIIVASYNGVVLLAGQTPRADLKEMAGQAAQTAQGVRRVHNELQVMQPASTLARMNDSTITTKITTQLLADSKVPSSQIKVVTENGIVYLLGLVTRQEAQLATSIVQGVSGVQKIVRLFEYTN, from the coding sequence ATGACCCGTTCCCCCCTGCTACTCGCTGGCCTTGCACTCTGCCTCGCGCTTTCCGGCTGCGGCGGCCGCACCATCGGCAAGACCATCGACGACCAGTCCACCCCGTCCAAGGTCCGCGCCAAGGTAGAGGCCGCCAGCCCCGACCTGAAAACCAACTCGCGCATCATCGTTGCCAGCTACAACGGCGTGGTACTGCTCGCCGGCCAGACCCCGCGCGCCGACCTCAAGGAAATGGCCGGCCAGGCCGCGCAGACCGCCCAGGGCGTACGCCGCGTGCACAACGAACTGCAGGTGATGCAGCCCGCCTCCACCCTGGCACGGATGAACGACAGCACCATCACCACCAAGATCACCACCCAGCTGCTGGCCGACAGCAAGGTGCCCAGCTCGCAGATCAAGGTGGTGACCGAGAACGGCATCGTCTATCTGCTGGGCCTGGTCACCCGCCAGGAAGCCCAGTTGGCTACCAGCATCGTCCAGGGTGTTTCCGGGGTACAGAAGATCGTCCGGCTCTTCGAATACACCAACTGA
- a CDS encoding penicillin-binding protein activator, with the protein MIACLRPLSALCLAGLLAACSSSPSSSLGELPRTPQASIEQLLQQASQAEPEEASLLRLSAADLAYQQKDIGRSARILEQIPMDGLKPAQQIFASTLGAELAMARNQPKSALKALSHPSLEHLAELPVDQQVRTQLVRARALEAEGQTLAAARERVFIAPLLSGEAASNNHEAIWALVSSLPLDQLQGGADSDLAGWLELARLTKTSSTLDQQQAAIDNWRAQNPDHPAAKQLPQPLTKLKELAGQPLTKIALLLPQEGQLATVSRALRDGFLAAHYQAKQSGQPQPTIEIYDSSKLTSIDDFYRKAQADGVQLVVGPLEKPLVKQLSNREQLPITTLALNYSDSGQESPAQLFQFGLAAEDEAREVARRAWADGMRSAVALVPKGEWGDRVLRAFQQSWQAEGGQLIAAEHVDQPVQLAQQIADLFQLRESEGRAKKLQGTLGVPVAAQPARRQDIDFIFLAATPQQAQQIKPTLAFQYAGDVPVYATSHLYSASNDPAQYQDLDGIRFCETPWLLNGNDPLRRQVGSQWPQAEGSLGRLYAMGADAYNLAPRLEQLKALPDSQVEGLSGRLSLNPAQRIERELPWAEFRGGQVQPLKDSDS; encoded by the coding sequence ATGATCGCTTGCCTGCGTCCGCTCTCCGCCCTCTGCCTCGCCGGCCTGCTGGCTGCCTGCTCCAGCTCGCCCTCGTCCAGCCTTGGCGAACTGCCTCGCACTCCCCAGGCCAGCATCGAGCAGCTGCTCCAGCAAGCCAGCCAGGCCGAGCCGGAAGAAGCTTCCCTGCTGCGCCTGTCCGCCGCCGATCTCGCCTATCAGCAAAAGGACATCGGCCGCTCGGCGCGCATCCTCGAGCAGATCCCGATGGACGGCCTGAAGCCCGCCCAGCAGATTTTCGCCAGCACCCTGGGCGCCGAACTGGCCATGGCCCGCAACCAGCCCAAGAGCGCCCTCAAGGCCCTGAGCCACCCCAGCCTCGAGCACCTGGCGGAACTGCCGGTCGATCAGCAGGTACGCACCCAGCTGGTCCGCGCGCGGGCCCTGGAAGCGGAAGGCCAGACCCTTGCCGCCGCCCGCGAACGCGTATTCATCGCGCCACTGCTGAGTGGCGAAGCCGCCAGCAACAACCACGAGGCCATCTGGGCACTGGTATCCAGCCTGCCCCTGGACCAACTGCAAGGCGGCGCCGACAGCGACCTGGCCGGCTGGCTGGAACTGGCGCGCCTGACCAAGACCAGCTCCACCCTGGACCAGCAACAGGCGGCCATCGACAACTGGCGCGCGCAGAACCCGGACCACCCGGCGGCCAAGCAACTGCCGCAGCCCCTGACCAAGCTGAAGGAACTCGCCGGCCAGCCGCTGACCAAGATCGCCCTGCTACTCCCCCAGGAAGGCCAACTGGCCACGGTTTCCCGCGCCCTGCGCGACGGCTTCCTGGCCGCTCACTACCAGGCCAAGCAGTCCGGCCAGCCGCAACCGACCATCGAGATCTATGACAGCTCCAAGCTGACCTCCATCGACGACTTCTACCGCAAGGCCCAGGCCGATGGCGTGCAACTGGTGGTCGGCCCGCTGGAGAAGCCGCTGGTGAAGCAACTCAGCAACCGCGAGCAACTACCCATCACCACCCTGGCCCTGAACTACAGCGACTCCGGCCAGGAAAGCCCGGCCCAACTGTTCCAGTTCGGCCTCGCCGCCGAGGACGAGGCCCGCGAAGTGGCCCGCCGCGCCTGGGCCGACGGCATGCGCAGCGCCGTCGCCCTGGTACCCAAGGGCGAATGGGGTGACCGCGTACTGCGTGCCTTCCAGCAGAGCTGGCAGGCCGAAGGCGGCCAACTGATCGCCGCCGAGCATGTCGATCAACCGGTGCAACTGGCGCAGCAGATCGCCGACCTGTTCCAGCTCCGCGAAAGCGAAGGCCGCGCCAAGAAACTGCAGGGCACCCTGGGCGTCCCCGTGGCCGCGCAGCCGGCGCGCCGCCAGGACATCGACTTCATCTTCCTCGCCGCCACCCCGCAGCAAGCCCAGCAGATCAAGCCGACCCTGGCCTTCCAGTACGCCGGTGACGTGCCGGTCTACGCCACCTCCCACCTCTACTCGGCCAGCAACGACCCGGCCCAGTACCAGGACCTGGATGGCATCCGCTTCTGCGAAACGCCCTGGCTGCTGAACGGCAACGATCCGCTGCGCCGCCAGGTGGGCAGCCAATGGCCGCAGGCCGAAGGCAGCCTGGGCCGCCTCTATGCCATGGGCGCCGACGCCTACAACCTCGCGCCGCGCCTGGAGCAACTCAAGGCCCTGCCGGATTCCCAGGTGGAGGGACTGTCCGGGCGCCTCAGCCTTAACCCCGCGCAGCGCATCGAACGCGAACTGCCCTGGGCCGAGTTCCGTGGCGGCCAGGTCCAACCCCTGAAAGACAGCGACTCTTGA
- a CDS encoding YraN family protein has translation MIDRRARGQAAEALARAHLEANGLRLLSQNWLCRRGELDLVMLDGDTVVFAEVRYRRHAGWGGALESVDARKREKLAYAAQQFLQQESRWAKYPCRFDVIAVDAMDGDSPPRLTWLKNAFDT, from the coding sequence TTGATCGATAGACGTGCACGCGGGCAGGCGGCGGAAGCCCTTGCCCGCGCCCACCTCGAAGCAAACGGACTGCGTCTGCTGTCCCAGAACTGGCTGTGCCGACGCGGCGAGCTCGATCTGGTCATGCTCGACGGCGATACAGTAGTATTCGCCGAAGTCCGCTACCGGCGTCACGCCGGATGGGGCGGCGCCCTCGAGAGCGTCGACGCCCGCAAGCGCGAAAAACTGGCATACGCCGCCCAGCAGTTCCTCCAGCAGGAATCCCGCTGGGCAAAATACCCTTGTCGATTTGATGTGATCGCTGTCGATGCAATGGACGGCGATTCACCCCCGCGACTGACCTGGCTGAAGAATGCCTTCGACACCTGA
- a CDS encoding penicillin-binding protein 2 — protein MMKLEGALYPWRFRIVLGLLTLMVGAISWRIVDLHVIDHDFLKAHGDARSVRHIPIPAHRGLITDRNGEPLAVSTPVTTLWTNPKDLMGARDQWPQIAQSLGLDPKAFAQRIEQNANREFMYLMRGLTPEQGQAVLGNKLPGVYGIEEFRRFYPAGEVTAHVVGFTDVDDRGREGVELSFEEWLAGVPGKRQVLKDRRGRLIKDVQVARNAKPGKTLALSIDLRLQYLAHRELRNALVENGAKAGSLVIVDVKTGEVLAMANQPTYNPNNRRNLQPAAMRNRAMIDVFEPGSTVKPISMSAALQSGRWKPENKVEVYPGSLQIGRYTIKDVSRTEGPVLDLTGILINSSNVGMSKIAFDIGGEAIYDTMRNLGLGQDTGLGFPGERVGNLPNHREWRKAETATLSYGYGLSITAIQLVHAYATLANNGKAVPLSMTRVDTIPEGAQVIPEDVARTMQGMLQQVVEAPRGVFRAQVPGYHVSGKSGTARKASVGTKGYTQNAYRSLFAGFGPSSNPRIAMVVVIDEPSKAGYFGGLVSAPVFGKVMAGALRLMNIVPDNLPTEEQQTANAANGKGGRI, from the coding sequence ATGATGAAGCTCGAAGGCGCACTCTACCCCTGGCGTTTCCGCATTGTCCTGGGCCTGCTCACCCTCATGGTCGGCGCTATTTCCTGGCGCATCGTTGACCTGCACGTGATCGACCATGATTTCCTCAAGGCCCACGGCGACGCCCGCAGCGTGCGGCACATCCCGATTCCCGCCCACCGTGGCCTGATCACCGACCGCAACGGCGAGCCGCTTGCCGTGAGCACCCCGGTCACCACGCTGTGGACCAACCCCAAGGACCTGATGGGCGCGCGCGACCAGTGGCCGCAGATCGCCCAGTCCCTTGGCCTGGACCCCAAGGCCTTCGCCCAGCGCATCGAGCAGAACGCCAATCGCGAATTCATGTACCTGATGCGCGGCCTGACCCCGGAGCAGGGGCAGGCCGTGCTCGGCAACAAGCTTCCCGGTGTCTACGGCATCGAGGAGTTTCGTCGTTTCTACCCGGCCGGCGAAGTGACCGCCCATGTGGTGGGCTTCACCGATGTGGACGATCGCGGTCGCGAAGGTGTCGAGCTGTCCTTCGAGGAATGGCTGGCCGGCGTGCCGGGCAAGCGCCAGGTGCTGAAAGACCGCCGTGGCCGCCTGATCAAGGACGTCCAGGTCGCGCGCAACGCCAAGCCGGGCAAGACCCTCGCCCTGTCCATCGACCTGCGCCTGCAGTACCTGGCCCACCGCGAGTTGCGCAACGCCCTGGTGGAAAACGGCGCCAAGGCGGGCAGCCTGGTGATAGTCGACGTGAAGACCGGCGAAGTGCTGGCCATGGCCAACCAGCCCACCTACAACCCGAACAACCGTCGCAACCTGCAACCGGCGGCCATGCGCAACCGCGCCATGATCGACGTGTTCGAGCCGGGCTCCACCGTCAAGCCGATCTCCATGTCCGCCGCCCTGCAGAGTGGCCGCTGGAAGCCCGAAAACAAGGTCGAGGTGTACCCCGGCTCGCTGCAGATCGGCCGCTACACCATCAAGGACGTGTCCCGGACCGAAGGGCCGGTGCTCGACCTGACCGGCATCCTGATCAACTCCAGTAACGTCGGCATGAGCAAGATCGCCTTCGACATCGGCGGCGAAGCCATCTACGACACCATGCGCAACCTCGGCCTGGGCCAGGACACCGGCCTCGGTTTCCCCGGCGAGCGCGTGGGCAACCTGCCCAACCACCGCGAGTGGCGCAAGGCGGAAACCGCCACCCTGTCGTACGGCTACGGCCTGTCGATCACCGCGATCCAACTGGTCCACGCCTACGCCACCCTGGCCAACAACGGCAAGGCGGTCCCCCTGTCGATGACCCGGGTAGACACCATCCCCGAGGGCGCCCAGGTCATTCCCGAAGACGTGGCCAGGACCATGCAGGGCATGTTGCAACAAGTGGTCGAGGCGCCGCGCGGTGTGTTTCGCGCCCAGGTGCCCGGCTACCACGTGTCCGGCAAGAGTGGCACGGCGCGTAAAGCCAGCGTAGGAACCAAGGGCTACACCCAGAACGCCTATCGCTCGCTCTTCGCGGGCTTCGGTCCTTCCTCCAACCCGCGCATCGCGATGGTGGTGGTGATCGATGAGCCCAGCAAGGCGGGTTATTTCGGCGGCCTGGTTTCGGCCCCGGTTTTCGGCAAGGTCATGGCCGGCGCGCTGCGACTGATGAACATCGTGCCGGACAACCTGCCCACCGAGGAACAACAGACCGCGAATGCGGCCAACGGCAAAGGAGGGCGGATCTGA